The Equus przewalskii isolate Varuska unplaced genomic scaffold, EquPr2 ChrUn-12, whole genome shotgun sequence genomic interval TCTTAAGCCACTTccttacataatgtgaaagtcccttcaattctctttctccatttacttCAGATTATGCTGCTCCTGGTGTCTCatagtgtagttttttttttgttttttttttaaagattttattttttcctttttctccccaaagccccccggtacgtagttgtatattcttcgttgtgggtccttctagttgtggcatgtgggacgccgcctcagcgtggtttgatgagcagtgccatgtccgtgcccaggattcgaaccaacgaaacactgggtcgcgtgcagcagagcgcgcggacttaaccactcggccacggggccagcccctctcatagTGTAGTTTTGAGGACTGTCAAGGGACCATATGGAAGGTAGACTACCtcagacattttgaaaataaagcccAAATGAATAagccagccccttttttttttaacctttattgttttatttgctaatattttgactTGATACTGTACAGTCTTATTTACCAGAGTCATTTAAGCCAATCTAAAGTgaggatcagcaaactttttctagaatgggccagatagtaaatattttaggctttgcagaccatacAGTCTTTGTCACAATTACTCAGTTCTGCCCcgtagcatgaaagcagctgtAGGCAATAAGTAAAAGAATGACTGTGGctttttttccaataaaactttatttataaaagcatgTGGCTCACTGGCCCTAGTTTATCAACGCCTGTTGTAAAGAATGGTAATGCAAAGAAACTAAAtaaggagtcttttttttttcagaatcctGTAGACCTCATTTGATATTGGAACTGCTTTTGCTAAGGGAAGCTGTGTTTTTGAGCTGGTGCTCGTTGAAGCTCCAGAATTTTCATCCCTACTCCTGAAATAATTAGTATAAACCTGGCATAGGTGAGCAAGCAAGATGTTATAACCACTTCTCAAAATTTAAGAAACCAAGgatctgatttttatatttttaatgtcgTTTTGTAACCTATTAGCTAAAATGGAGTTTATGAATTACACATTTCCGTATCTCTAACTTCCATTACAACTGATAATTGAGAGCTGTTGGTGTTtggatataaaaaaatatatggctaacgtaattattttttatagaacCATACTTTGCTTTCATAATTTTTGTCTTAAGAGGCACTCAGAAGCATATCCTAATTGCCTGCCTGTGAGTTAATctagtaaactttttttttttaagggagatcCTAAGGCTCCGGAAGGGTGAGTGATGTATGCAGACTTGGAAATTAGGCTGTGATTTGGGCAGCCCTTGAGCAAAAGCCATTTGACCATTTTGGTGCTAGATGAGTTCTTTTTCTATAGTTCAAAGCCTGATTTAGCTGCTAATCTCAGGGCTTGTTGATCCTTAGCAGAAACCTAGCACCTCTCTCTGCCCTAGGGAGGAGAGTGACCTTTTAAGAATTCCTGGGTCACAATTTAGGGATGACCTAATCCTTCTTACAGCTCCCTGGGGACAAAGAGTTTGTATCATGGCAGCAGGATTTGGAGGACTCCGTAAAGCCCACACAGCAGGCCCGGCCCACTGTTATCCGCTGGTCTGAAGGAGGCAAGGAGGTCTTCATCTCTGGGTCCTTCAACAATTGGAGCACCAAGATTCCACTGATTAAGAGGTGAAGACAAGTGTCTTGGTTGAGTCTACAGGGTCGAGGAATAGAGACCTGGTTTCCGTTTTCAGGAGAGACATGGTTGGACTATTTTTTCCACTTGCTAAGGATTCTTGCTAGAACATTTTCTGTGGCCAGTAACTATATctgtgacatttttttttaacctcatagTGAGTCAGAGATGTTTTACCACTTAGAATATCATTGCCTCAGAGGGACTTATAATAATAGCAGCTTTGTGGGTACATTCTTTAGGACTGTGTTAATACAAGTCCTTTCTATGATTATGGGAAGTCTGTACCTGGCTGAGTCCAGTTGCTCTGACTTCTGCGCTAACACAAAACACATTGCGAAGTTCTAGGTAGTAATGTCATTTGTTGCTGGCAGAGCAATAATGAATTATTTAACTGGTTATCAGAATGGCCCTTTGTATGTAGGTAATTTCCCAGAATATGCTTACCAAAATATGGAAAGGGTACCTTAAGGCACTTCTATATCTTGAACCTATCTGCTGTCTGATTTACACTTGTGAGGGATCTGTTCTGCTGAAGCAAAGTAGTTGTACTAAGGTGAACCATTTTGGGGGATTAacatctttattattcttttctagaTATTAGTTAAGAACTAAAGTTATTGAGAGGGGCTGGCAAATACATGCTCAAGGTGATATAGAAACGCAGAATGGGTTTAGAAATGAGTTTTTACTCCAGAGGGTACAGTTGCTTAGGAGTGTGGGAGATCATGGCATGATACTGTGATTGCCTCATGGTTTTTACATTTACATTGTCTTCTGGTAGGAACTTGGCCTGtttaactttctgttttttctgtagCCATAATGACTTTGTTGCCATCCTGGACCTCCCTGAGGGAGAGCACCAGTACAAGTTCTTTGTGGATGGACAGTGGGTTCATGATCCATCAGAGGTAAGGCTTTGATCTCCAAGGGTATCCATTGACTTAACAGTCTCCTTTTAGCTGTTATTCCCCTTGGTATCACACGTCATTGCTGTTATTATTGCCCCTACACTGGAGGGTTTCTGTCTTGATAAAAGGTGGAGATGCCGAgtatgatcatttttaaaaaaagaggagagttggatGGAAGACATGGATTTGAAATGGGgattcatgatttttttccattcGCTGTTTCAGCCTGTGGTTACCAGTCAGCTTGGCACGATTAACAATTTGATCCATGTCAAGAAATCTGATTTTGAGGTGTTTGATGCTTTAAAGCTAGATTCGATGGAAAGCTCAGAGACATCTTGTCGAGGTAATTTTGTAGTGTTTGCTCTTTCTTGATGTGTTTTTCTTATAATGTGTGTACCTTCCcaagagtggtatatttgtttgttttttcattttctcctcaggAATCTTCtgaatcatatatatatatatatgtttctccTATAAATACTTAGGGCATCTTCTCTGAGACAAAAACCATCTCAGTCAAGTAtatttgatttcagactttttaaCCAGGATCGACAGTAAGATATTTGTTTTACATTGTAacccaatacacacacacccctccgcCCCGTAACAGACGTCTCAGGCACAATGTCTGCCTTTATTGCATGTGATGtactctgttttctattttatgcttTCGTTTATAAGCTGCTAATAGCCTATGGCCTATAGTTTAAAGAGCTATTTCTCGTAATATTTCAAGTTTTTCATTGACCTTTGGCGATATCACCCAGCAGAGGCTGCTTGTGTCTGGTTTGCCTTGTGTAGCTGCCTCAGCTTAATCCTGCCACTTTGATAGCTCAGTTGGCATTCTGCAGTTTTATAGGGCCCTACAAGTGTGGCAGTGTtcaggggaaaaaaccccacaattgttttgtgtgtatgttaaaAGAAGTTTTGTAAGTTTTTGGTAAAAAACATATTCCATGGTAGAAGAAAAGATCTGTATCCTTTTGTTTCTCCCAGTATCATTTTTTCCAAGGCCTTCATCCCTACTTCCATTCACTACAGTACCGGAAGAGTGATTTGCTGACCGCACTCACAGTTACCATTTGGTTACTTTACAGTAGAGGTTATGACTGTCTGAAGAACTGTGCACTACGTTCCTCGTGAGCACACTTACCCCCATGTGGGTTCAAAGCCTGCCTCTGCTACTAACTAGCTTTGCCATGAAGGACAAGTCCTTCAACCTTTTTGTTTCCTAGTTCTGTTATCAGTAAAAGCAGAGGCTTAGACTCTCACAGATTCTAAGTGGGGGATACCTTAAGTGGGGCATATTAGAATCTCAGGGCCAAGGGTGGCTTATGCAGTTTCTAAAAGAGTAATCAATAGTATAATAATTGTCTGTTTAGGAAAATTGTAAGAATATCGTTTTCCTTATATAAGCTCAGACAGTAAAGGTGGACATTCTTCTTGACTGGTGGGGCAGTGATTAAAAACggtttaaaaatactgaattaggggctggccctgtggccaaatggtcaagttcatgtgctccactttggcagcctggggtttgccagtttggatcctgggcgtcgacctacacaccactcatcaagccatgctgtggtggcatcccacgcagaactagaatgacctacaactaggatatacagctatgtactggggctttggggaggaaaaaaaaaaaaaggaaggtggttggcaagagatgttagctcagggccaagtttcctcaccaaaaaaaaaaaaataataataacaatactgaGTTAAATGAGGAGGCCACTTGTGACTCTAAATTTTTGCATAATATTCTGGCAAAGCAACCAGTGAAGAATAGATATATAGTTAGAGAAAGACTAGCTTACTTTTGAtagttctctcttccctcttttacCCATTTTCCTGATCCACTGAGGTAAAGCTCAGAATATGTTTTGTTAGGAATCTGCAGATAATGGGTTTTCTGCATTTAATAACCATCTTGCCATgtatatgactttgggcaaatcatttcaccaatttgttttttttcctgatgaaaagaaaaataaaacctgttcTTTGTACCTCCTAAGGGTGTTTTGTGGATCACGTGATGAAATAACTGAGAGTTCTTTGAGAAGTTTCAAgttctgtatacattttttttttttttttttttttttgatgaggaagactggtcctgagctaagatctcttgccaatctccctcttttttgcttgaggaagattgtcactgagctaacatctgtagcagtcttccttcattttttgcatgtgggatgctgccacagcatggcttgatgagtggtgcataggtttgcacccaggatccaaacctgtgaaccctgggctgctgaagcatgcgaacttaaccagtgtgACAACAGGCCGGCTCCTAGttctatatatttttgagatattgTTTAATGGAACagtatttactgttttcttttgcctCACATATGTTTAACTGAAATCTGAGTTCTTATATTAAACtgattattaaaatctttttaccAGAGACTatcaaaaacattattaaaaatttttaagcaaaaaattatagttcttttcatttctgtatatttccttctcttcttgtctGCAAACGTTTTTTTCCGTTTTTTTGGATATATCACAAACCATGAAATTCATCCTtgtaaagtatacaattcagtaatttttagtatatttacagagttgtgcaaccatcacaactaTCTAATTTCAGAGTATTTTTGTCACCccgaaaagaaaccccatatccattaGTAGTCACTTCCCATTCACTCCTCTCttctgcccctggcaaccacagatctTCTTTGtgcctctgtggatttgcctatttgggacattttatataaatgggatcatatattatatggtcttttgtgtctggcttctttcacttagcgtaatggttcagggtccatccatgttgtaatgtATATcagtacttaattcctttttatggctgaataaaattctattgtatggatattccattttatttatctgtccattagttgatggccatttggattgtttccactttttgtctattaaaaataatggtgATATGGATATTTATGTTCAAGTTTtatgtgggcatatgttttcatttctcttggatatatagccaagagtgtaattgctgggtcacatgataACTTTATGTTGAACTttggaggaactgccaaactgttctccaaagtggctgcatcattttacattcccaccagcaatgggaACATGTATATGTCCGTCCTTGGCTAAAGTGTCATCATGCAGCACATGGCTGTAGTCTTAGAGTTTTATAACCTTGTTGTCTGTTGCTTgggtggaaaaagaagaaatctaatcTTTTCATATTGTTGACAGTTTATAAGGCATTGTCACATCCATTGTCTCATTTGATTCCTATAAAAATGTGGTGAAATAGGGcagagattatttttgttttatgaatgaggaaaccaGCTGTAGTGGAGGGGTTTGTCCCAGGTCATAGAGCTGATAAGTCGAGTAGCTCTGCCTTGAACCTGCATCTTTcaccccatctcctcctctgtcctGCACATCATGCTGCCATGTTGAGGAACTTGGTGGTCTATGTTGAAGGTAACGCAGACTTTCTTTGTTTGCCTTACAGTTGTAGACCCAACAGGTCACAAATTTATGATCCATAACTTCTACCATATTTAATATTAGATGCCATGTATTCCAgttttttcatgcatttttacTAGTTCTCCAACTTTTCCTTATATTTGGATAAATGTCTTCCAGACCTTTCCAGCTCACCCCCAGGGCCTTATGGTCAAGAAATGTATGTGTTTCGATCTGAGGAGAGATTCAAATCCCCACCTATCCTGCCTCCTCACCTTCTCCAAGTTATTCTTAACAAGGACACTAATATTTCTGTGAGTATCCTGAGAGTGTCAGTGGAGCATCTGGGGGTCACTAGGACCATATAAGCCAAAGCTTAGTAATCCTAGAGTTTGGAATTGTTAAAAGATGTGTTGAGAGTGTAAGTCATATACATCTCAATAGCATTACAGATTCCTTTTTCCAGGGCTGAGTTGTGACTTTCCCAGGTACTGATAGCAGAATTCATAGTTGTCTTCTGGTCCTAATAAATCAGGCTCAGGCCTGTGGATTGCAAGATGAAGATCAATAGATGCTGAGGCTTAGGGTTTCAGCCCTGGATTCAGAATTTTCCTAAATCTCTATAGTGAGAATGTATTATTGGTATATACTAAGGTGAGTGTATTATTTAAGAGAAATATAGATTCTAGTATAGAGTTTCTCAACAGTCCCAAAGACCTCAGAGGAAGAGTAAACTGTCTGGTTTCAGACCGCATTTAACCCCATTAgtgattttttcttctctctcagtgtgacccagccctgctccccgAGCCCAATCACGTCATGCTGAACCATCTCTATGCGCTGTCCATTAAGGTAAGTGGTAGGCCTGGTGCTTCACAGAGCTCCCCGAAAGGGGAAGGCAGAGGTGACATATGTTCTCCCATGGTTTACTTACTCTGCTACTTCACTGAAGCTGAAGCAGCAATAATGGTCAAATGCTAGgagaagaactttctttttttaaccagtgggtgggtgggttttttgcttgttttaaatcTTCGTCTCTATGTCTGTGTTCAGGCTGGGTGAATTGCCCTGCGATTGAATGGACATTTCTGCTTGCTGGTTTCTTTCTGGGTGCCTGTAATCTTTGTTCCACCTACTTAAATTTGAGTTCAAAGCACTAGAATTTCATCTGCAGAAAAAGCAAGTTTAGCTTCCAGTTCAAAGAATGCTTCAGTGTGATAAGAAGGCTTCCACTTTTTTAGAGGTTGGACGTGAGCTGTTTTCAAGTGCCTCAGTCACATATACCCAAGTGGTTGCATCTCTCCTATACACTAGGTAAAGTAGAAATGTGACCAGATTTGCCCTGTCACCTCCAGTTCTTAGAGTCCTTCTTGGTTTCTCGGCTGTTTTATTAGAGTCTGGGTTGAAAATATCCATTCAGTCTTGTCATGTGTTTGTGGTTTGGCTGTTGAAGTAAAGTTTTATATAACTCTGTAGTTAGCAAACTAGGCTGGTCATTATGAGAGTCACCTGGGGAAGTTTgtaaaaaatacagattcaaaAGTTCTATCCGCAGGGATGCCAAGTAATTGCATCTAGGATAAGCCCCAGTAATTTTTTTCAAGCTGCTTATGTTTCTTAGATGTGCAGCTAGATTAGGGAAATCACTGATACAGCTTTAACAGATTATGtggtccttttaaaatatatattattgaatttaatttttataataactttgtgtgaggtaagtattatttttaacTCCTGTTTTATAGATACAGAAACTAACGTGCAGAGGTCAAATTGCCAGTAAGTACCAGAGAGAGGACTGAGATCCAGTTCACCTGTCCTCGTTCCATGTTCTTTCCTAGAGATCATTGTGCCAGGTCTTTCCAAGGAGATCTTTCTCTCACCTGCTCCTCATTTCTACCAAACGCTTCCTGGAGTTGAATTTTTTACCTGCTTTCTATCACATTTTGGCTGTAGTCAGCGTATTCTGGTCACAGAATGTTAACCTGAGAAACATTCATTGTGGATGATACAGTATAGGGGAAAACAAGAAGATGCACTGGTTTCTCAATTGCATTTGCTTGGGATCTTTGAGATCTGGGTGAATTTTGACTCCTGCAACTGCTCCTTGGCTACCAATTGATGTCCACaggcctcctgtctcctcttgTGGTACGCCCATGGTCTGTAACACAGCCTGGGAAATAGTCCCTCTTAATTTTCCTACTGGTTTTGACCCAGGTCAAGGTCTTGGTTATTGTGGTTCAGCTTCACCTTGACCCATTCTTGGTTCTCTCGGATTGTTTAGGCTGTTGAGAATTGACCCATTGGATTGAGTGTCTTTCCAAGGAGGATTTTGAGGTCCGCTTTGTTTAAGGATGGGGGGATGCCTGAGTTTCCCCTTGATCAGAGAGGACTTTTTAAGTTCATCTCTGGTATTAAATGGAAATTAGACTTGCTTCAGGGTTTGGAAATGGTTTTTCAAAAGGATCACTGCCCTTTCTTCTCATTGTATTTAAGGCTTCCATCTAGAAATGGATGCCaggatatttcttttcttttctgtgctaGTTTTAAGTCCAATATTTGAATTCAAAGTGGGGAAGGGAGTGAGGTAGGAGACTAATATTTCTTCAGCATCTACTATGTATCAGGTGTTGTGCCAGATATTCTCATGTAATCGTCAGAGCCACCTTAATGGCTGGTGTTATCCTTTGTAATGATGAGAAAAAAGACTCAGAGACATTAAGTAGATTACTCAAGCCCACAAATAGAGTAAGAGTAGGAGTCAGAATTGGACCTTAAGTTTATTTGACTCCAAAACCAACTTCTTTCTGTAATATCAAACTCTCTCTGTTAAAAGTGAGTGACTATGAAGGATTAATGGCTGGGAAGAGCTGCCTACCACCTGAACTAGTGAATTAGCTGCATATGTTTCTTTCCCTTGCAGGACAGTGTGATGGTCCTTAGCGCAACCCATCGCTACAAGAAGAAGTATGTCACTACTCTGCTCTACAAGCCCATCTGAAGGgatcccttcctgcctcccaggatTCAGGAGAAGCATCTCCCTTGAGTTTCTGGACTGGACCAGTCTTACCTGATACTGGAAAGCTGATTTGTTTGAGGCTGATATGTGTGTTTCAGAGCCTCGGAGTAGGATGCTCTGCTTTTGCATTTGATTGCAGATGAGAGCCTTATGAGTTCgtggaatttattttaagaaaaaaaatatatatatacacacacatatgagaGGAAGGTTAATGGAAGCCTCCTAGCTAGATGTATTCTCTCTGCCTGTGGGGACACACCAAGACGTGTTTGAGGGAGCTGCAGGAAGGACCATTACAGGAagcttttttcctaaaatgaGTGAAGAGCAAACTCTCCGGATCCTTGTTGAGTGGAGATTCTATCACTGTTACCTTGGCCCTCTAAGGGATGGACTTGTGCCAGACCGCTGCCCCTCTTACAGCTGCCTCCTTGCAGGGCAGCTTTTCTTGCATGGGTTCTCTATATTCCCGGAGTATGTGGCACAATCTGTGTTTTTTATATGATATCAGATGCCCCACAAGAACCCTTTTTCCCCTCATTTCACATTCTTGCTTTGATAACCTCCTTCAGATCCTATACCCGACCCTTCCCTAACAGAAAACTCATTGGGAAAGTGACCCCTTTCAAAGGCTTTGAGAGACCTGACTCACCTCAGAGATGAGGGCTGCCAGAAAGTCTCCTGTTTAGCCCAGCACAGGCCCAGGCCACTTGGTCACTGCTTGTTTTAACTTCTACTAAAGAGTGTATGGTCCGGCATTATAAGCAAGGCAGGATGCAGAAGTCTGCTATCTTGTTGGAGTTTGGTGCCACAGCTTAGGCTGTATTGGCACATTCCATAGGTTTGCCCACCTGGCCTGGCCCtgcttccatgttttcttttgcagagcagaCAGCTTTGAAGGTGGGAGTGGAGCCAGGGAAAACTTTCATGTCTTTTGAACTTGGAAGATTTTTATGTgccaacatttttctttaattaaaaaatgcctTTTCGTTGGTCTTAAGAGACCGCATAGGAGAACTTAAGGGTCTTGATAAATGGTCCCCAAGATTTTCTCTAGTCTAGTTCTCTACGATCTTAGATTAATGTGGCCAACCCTGTATACATCATTACACTAAGCACTGTTCTAGATATGGATTCATTCAGGCTCATTTGATGCATCTAAAAGGTTCTCTCAACTTAAGGATTTGTTAGGCCAAGAAGCCAGAAGGTACCGTTGGTGTTGCCAGCAATGAACAGTATTGCTTCCCTGCGCTGTGTGCTAACGGGATCTTTTTGTTCTTCTGCCTCTTTTTTACAAAAGTGTTTGATGGTGAAGTGGGGTCAGTGATTTCCATTTTTGGAATGAAAAGTAGCTATTCAATCCACTCTTGGGGTTCAGAGATGAAAACGTTTTTTTCCAAGTATCTGTGGCTCTTCCATTACAGATAAATGCAAGTCAAACATTCAAAACTGGAGGACTTTTGGACTGGAGCAATCTCAAACTTGATGCTTGAGAGACTCCTTGGCTGCTAAGATGAGCCCAGCCACACTGAAAGGGCACCCACAGGTTAGTTTAGGTACCTCCTGTCTTTCCCATGCGAAGCTGATGACACAATTGTCTTTGGGTATGTAGACCGCTTAGATCCCACGTGTGGGCTAATAGGGCATGGGGTTGTTGTTACGATGGGAATGAAACTGCTAAGTGCTTTGGTGGTTAATCGCTGAGAATACATAACTGCTTTAGCCACTCAAGGCCACCTTCTGCAGCAAAAGGCTATTGTGGAGAACCTTTTATGGTCCCAACCACTTTTTGAATGGTGtgccattttaaaaatccaggcCAAATCCTGTTATAACCAACTCTTAGGATTGACATTGTCTTCAGTTATactagaattttgttttttccaatacTCATGAAATAACTGGGCTAGTAAGGAGGATTCAAAATTTTGGTTGTTACATGGGGGATTTTGTTACTCCTGATTCTTGACAACAGTATGGAAATCTAATTGTCCATGTGTTCATGTATTAAAATTTTGACTCTACAC includes:
- the PRKAB2 gene encoding 5'-AMP-activated protein kinase subunit beta-2, translating into MGNTTSDRVAGERHGAKSARAEGAGGHAPGKEHKIMVGSTDDPSVFSLPDSKLPGDKEFVSWQQDLEDSVKPTQQARPTVIRWSEGGKEVFISGSFNNWSTKIPLIKSHNDFVAILDLPEGEHQYKFFVDGQWVHDPSEPVVTSQLGTINNLIHVKKSDFEVFDALKLDSMESSETSCRDLSSSPPGPYGQEMYVFRSEERFKSPPILPPHLLQVILNKDTNISCDPALLPEPNHVMLNHLYALSIKDSVMVLSATHRYKKKYVTTLLYKPI